ATATGGTTCTGACATAGTGTATGTTTAGGACTGCTCACTTTTACGTTATTTAGGGTTACATTTCTTGTATTTATACCGTGTTCTATGTTTActttataatatgtattttttaaaataaatctaatTACACACTTATTATACAGTTgatcaatatttaatatttcacttTCTCTATATAATAAGTTAGTTGCATACCTTCTATTTTAGAACAATTACCGATTCTATAAACGCATAATATACCTGCTTAAGTACTTTAAAATTTAgtatgtttcttagttcgtagaATTTAAAAATAAGCTTTCTAACTTTATTAGTTACATAATTTATATGTTCTTTCCATTGAAAAGTTTCATCAATGTATATTCCCAAGTACTTTAAAAATGGTGTCCTTTCAACTACTTTATTACACTATCGTCATTATCTAATTTACAGCCCACtttatgtaatttaatgttttgaaaatctGGCAATGAACGAGTAGACATCGAGAAAGTGATAATCTTAGTTTTCTCAACATTTGGTGAGAGTAAGCTATCTTCTAACCAcccattaattttttgaaaagcCAATTCAGCATTTCTTTTTACCGCGTCCCAATCATCTCCACTAATTACAGCCACAGAATCATCTGCATAACAAAAGATGTCATCTTTATCTAGCAATGACataatttcatttatatataCATTGAATAACAGAGCTGACAACACAGTACCCTGTGGCACCCCTACCTCTAGTTCCAGTTTTTCACTTTCTGTCTCTGATATTTTTACACTTTGTTTCCTGCCTGTtaaataagagaaataataccTCTTATGCCTATCATATCTAAACGCTTTAAAAGAATTGGGTGTGCtacagtgtcaaatgctttgcGAAGATCCATGAATATACCTATTACTTTCTTACCTTcatcaagtttttttttgtattgtttctGTAACTTTACAAAGTGCATTTTCGGTGCTACAGCCTTCCCTGAACGCAAACTGATTTGAgtgtagaattttatttttttctagatattttagtagttttgttttaaagcatttttcaattattttacttACAGTACTAGTTAACGCAATCGGTCTATAGTTGTTTGTAGACTTTCTGTCACCTTGCTTATATAATGGCAGTACTATTGTCGTTTTTAAAAATTCTGGGAAGACTCAAGTAccaaatactatattaataataTGCTGAAGTGgctttattaaattttctttatattttttaattaaatttgaacaaatgTTATCTTCACCTCCCTTCACCCCATTTTTTAGGCTTTGTATCTCTCTCAATATTTCTTTTTCATTGCATGGAGTTAATAAGAATGAATTTAACACCCTTTTTTTACCCCCGCTATCTCTTCTATCAGGACACTGCATGATTTTATCAGCTAATGTTTTTCCTATACtagtaaaatatgtattaaattcatttgcaacgtcttttttatcatttagctCTACATTATCACTATTTACAATTGTTCTAATTTCTGTCTTACATACTTTATCATTAGTAGCTTGTTTTATTACCTTCCATAGTTTTTTGGGATCATTTGCATTATTTTGTACCAGCTTTTTATAGTAAAAGTATTTTGCATTTTGTATTAGTTTAGATAGAGTTTTTCTATACAtcgtatatttatttataagaaataaattattattatttaaagtaCACTCTTTTTTTAACCTATCCCTTTTTCTTATTGAAACTATTAGTCCCCCCATAATCCATGGTTTCAATCTTTCTTTTTTACAACCTACATTAATAGTTTTTGTTGACCTTACaatcatatttttagttttatcaaTAAAAAGCTTTGTACTTACATTCACATCATGTGTTCCGAGAACATCATCCCATTCCGCTGCTTCCAAAAATCCATCCGTCTTATAATTAATTAGTTTGTaggattttttgttatttttagaatTAACATGACCTAGAATTGGTATATTAAGCAGAATGGGATCATGATCCGTAAGATTATGTTCTAATATCACAGCATGCATTTTTTGAAAGATTTCATTATTACACCTTAGAAAATAATGATCCAAACATGTTTTAGAGTCTCCTATTTTTCTAGTTGCTTTATTTATTACACTAGAGAAACCAAACCCTTGCATTGTTGTTAAATAGTTATTTGTAGTATCTTCTTCTGTTGTAAGTAAGTTAATGTTCATGTCACCCACCATcacatacattttattttgttcaaaagTTGTTTTTAACATAATTCTATTTAGGTTCTTTATAAACTCTTCTTTCTCTGTTGAAAAACATCTATAAGTTGCAAAAATCACtaggtttttgttatttttttccattgtggtttttaacattttaaggttgttttctttaattatttgacaaTCTACAATATACTCCTGCTTAACATAAACAACACACCCATCGCATCTATTTAGTGTGCTATCATTGAAATATATATTGTATCCTGGAATATTAAAATCTgttaaattatacaatttatggGACTCAGACATCACTATCACATCAAAGTTTTTCTCTGTAGAttctaaaaaaaccaaaaactgaTTGAAGTTTTTGTATATGCTTcttatattaatatgtattaCGTTAATATCTTgtaaataattgtcaaaaaagtttatCTCATTTAGATTATCACATTCGTAAGTTTCACTTGCCTTATAGtcatcaaaaatattattaatatcagCGAGTTTGTCAACAAAATTTCTTAATGTTTACATATTTTATGGGGAATGATTAGTATTATGGCAAATTATTTTCACCTCTTATCCTAATAGGAACATCTTTTTCAGTTTTCTTCAAATAAATGATTCCATTTGTACAATATGCTGCTTTGTATCCTTTATCTCTCTTAATTGCTCTAACCTTTTTAAAAAGCAAGCGTTTATTTAATGGTAAATCTTCATTAAGATAAATTTTTCTTTCTGTGCCCTCCAGTTTACATTTATTTAAAGTGATCCTTTTTATCTGTTTAATTGTTTTTAGTATGTCCTTTTTTAATTGAACATTACTAAACTTTACTAAAATTGGTCCATCATCCTGGTTCTTTATTCTAAAACATTCCTTAATATCTTTTTCCTCAATCTTTACTTCCATCGCTCTCAGTATCTTATTAATTATCTGAATAGGGCTTTTGTTGACTTGTTTTGGAACGCCAGCAACTatgatattgttttctttttctctaACTTCAATATCATCCAACTTGCTTTCCATTATCTGTAACCGTTTTTCATTTCTTGATTTTCATGTGTTAGTATCTTAAGTTCCTCTAGGACAGACTCAAATCTAGTTTTCTGTTCCTCAAAAGAATCTTACATAAACTGCATAGCATCTTCCAatccttgtatttttttgttcatATTATCTTCCATTGGTTTGAGAAACTGCTGGAAAGACTCTTTTATGATAGCTTTAATCTTTCTCTCATCCATATCAGTAAAATTTTCAGTATTTTCACTCTTTTTACAAAGTTTTTGTGAACTAACCTCACTTTTTTTGATGTTTTCACAGCATAGATATTTTCCTCCTATTGTTGCAGTTTCTACCCGCGTTGCACAACTGGGGTGGTAATTAGCTTCACAAACAGCAAAATCTACTGACTCTATGactttttttttgcaataattacacttttttcctgtttgtttatttttatgatCCATGTATCATGATTAACCTCAATAACGTATATAGTGTATAGTCAAATAACGTATATAGTGTATAGTCAAATAAATGAAGTAATTGAACCAGCATTCACAGAAGCTtcaaaaaatgatattaaaagtgCCTGGAACGAAATGAAGGCTACAATACTTAATGCTGGTGAAAAGTTTGTGGGTAGAAAAGAACCAAGTGTCAAAAAAGACTGGATGATCAGATATTATAAAGTTCttacaagaaaaacaaaaataaaaaatacaataaagaaaaatacaaacaaaTGAAGAAATTAGTAGAAACCCCAATCAAAAAAGCTAAAGAACGCCGGATGGAAGAAAATTGCaataaaatagaagaatttaatatgaaacaCGACACACGTAACCTGtataagaaattaaaagaaattacgAGTAATACACGAAAGAGAAGTCATCCAGAGAGAAGAAACTCCAATGTAGATCTTCAATtatcagaagaaaaaaaaacaaattggtaGAAATAGATCTTTATCTTATTTACAGATAATagggaagaaataaatgaaaaattaccaATTAATGAAAATATACAAATGCTAATATTAGAGGTGAAACAGGCAATTAAAAACTCAAAAAGTGGCAATCCGCCTGGCACTGATTTAATTccagtagaaatattaaaaatcatgAATGACGAAAATATAGAGTATCTAActgaattatttaataaaatataccacgACGGTCAACCCCCACGCCAACATCATGTATTTTCTCTACTAGTCTTCTTGTTACTTTAACTTCTTTAATCatgtcttcttttgtctcttcgATTTctcttttcatatcttctttactTAATTTTGACGCCTCTATTTTTGATAAAAGACTCATGAGCAACTCTATGTCTTTCTGACAAAGGGTTGTCATTTCTCTTCAGCTTTTTTTTCTTCCTGACGACGTTTCTCTTtagcttcttttttttttcaggcGACGTTTCTCTtcagcttctttttcttcctgaCGACGTTTCTCTTCAGCCTGTTTTTTATCTGACGACATTTCTCTTCAGCTTCTTGTCgacgtgtttttttttcttgACGTTTTTcgtcttacccag
This portion of the Diabrotica undecimpunctata isolate CICGRU unplaced genomic scaffold, icDiaUnde3 ctg00000791.1, whole genome shotgun sequence genome encodes:
- the LOC140431760 gene encoding uncharacterized protein, coding for MESKLDDIEVREKENNIIVAGVPKQVNKSPIQIINKILRAMEVKIEEKDIKECFRIKNQDDGPILVKFSNVQLKKDILKTIKQIKRITLNKCKLEGTERKIYLNEDLPLNKRLLFKKVRAIKRDKGYKAAYCTNGIIYLKKTEKDVPIRIRGENNLP